One part of the Marmota flaviventris isolate mMarFla1 chromosome 4, mMarFla1.hap1, whole genome shotgun sequence genome encodes these proteins:
- the Amer2 gene encoding APC membrane recruitment protein 2 isoform X1, translating to METSRSSGGSGSSSEAVRELGCYRASAGVCRRKEEAGAGTLAADMDLHCDCAAETPAAEQPSGKINKAAFKLFKKRKSGGTMPSIFGVKNKGDGKSSGPTGMVRSRTHDGLAEVVVLEGSKKEEPRAGGDSGGGRGGGRPNPGPPRAAGTGVGSLANSSVAKSHSFFSLLKKNGRSENGKGDPTDASKAGGKQKRGLKGIFSSMRWHKKDKRGKEEEKEAHAAGQGSLILPGSLTASLECVKEETPRAACEPETPSQDAPRDPAGELGGGEEVPASADRAPARTCREAESPGCPNDKSARGEDAAGHRRAEKPRAPPESGAGEVHTAEDASRTGDVPIKTVPLVDSECGSGRASAVPDPSSVDPPSDPSADRICLMFSDVTSLKSFDSLTGCGDIIADQEEEAGPSCDKHAPGPGKPVLSKKNPSVVAYQGGGEEMASPDEVDDTYLQEFWDMLSQTEDQGQGPQEGAAKVAAALETKVVPETSKDARSVEASKDVSLVKRRRLNRIPIESHPKEQPKHPEKEKEQQEGVPNSDEGYWDSTTPGPEEESASSGKKAGIPRDSYSGDALYDLYADPDGSPAVPPANEETSCLSRLKPVSPGTITCPLRTPGSLLKDSKIPISIKHLTNLPSSHPVVHQQPTRSEMPRTKIPVSKVLVRRVSNRGLAGTTIRAAACHDSAKKL from the coding sequence ATGGAGACGAGCAGGAGCAGCGgcggcagcggcagcagcagcgaGGCTGTCAGGGAGCTCGGCTGCTATCGCGCGTCCGCGGGGGtctgcaggaggaaggaggaggccgGGGCTGGGACCCTCGCGGCAGACATGGACTTGCATTGTGATTGTGCCGCTGAAACGCCGGCCGCCGAGCAGCCGTCGGGGAAGATTAATAAAGCTGCTTTCAAATTATTCAAGAAGAGGAAATCGGGTGGCACCATGCCCAGCATTTTTGGGGTCAAAAACAAAGGGGATGGGAAAAGCTCAGGTCCGACGGGGATGGTGAGGAGCAGGACCCACGACGGATTAGCCGAGGTGGTGGTGCTGGAGGGCAGCAAAAAGGAGGAGCCGCGCGCCGGGGGCGACAGTGGCGGGGGCCGTGGCGGCGGTCGGCCGAACCCTGGGCCCCCCAGAGCCGCGGGGACCGGCGTGGGCTCCCTAGCCAACAGCTCGGTGGCTAAGTCTCACAGCTTCTTCTCCCTTTTGAAAAAGAACGGGAGATCGGAAAACGGCAAAGGAGACCCTACAGATGCGAGCAAGGCTGGCGGCAAACAAAAGAGGGGGCTGAAAGGGATCTTCAGCAGTATGCGCTGGCACAAGAAGGACAAACGCggcaaggaggaggagaaggaggcgCACGCGGCCGGCCAGGGCAGCCTGATCTTGCCGGGTTCGCTCACCGCCAGCTTGGAGTGCGTCAAGGAGGAAACGCCCAGAGCCGCGTGCGAGCCGGAGACCCCCAGCCAGGACGCCCCTAGAGACCCAGCAGGTGAGCTCGGAGGGGGAGAGGAGGTGCCTGCCTCCGCTGATCGCGCCCCAGCGCGGACCTGCCGCGAGGCCGAGAGCCCCGGGTGCCCTAACGACAAAAGCGCCCGGGGAGAGGACGCCGCGGGGCATCGGCGCGCCGAGAAGCCCCGGGCACCCCCTGAGTCGGGAGCTGGTGAGGTCCACACTGCCGAGGATGCTTCCAGGACAGGTGACGTTCCGATAAAGACTGTCCCCCTTGTCGACTCTGAATGTGGCAGCGGCCGGGCGTCTGCCGTCCCTGACCCTTCCTCTGTCGATCCACCCTCAGACCCATCGGCAGATCGTATTTGTTTGATGTTTTCTGACGTGACTTCACTGAAAAGCTTTGACTCTCTTACAGGCTGTGGAGATATTATTGCAGACCAAGAGGAAGAGGCAGGTCCCAGCTGTGACAAGCATGCCCCCGGGCCAGGCAAGCCAGTTCTCTCTAAAAAGAACCCCAGCGTGGTGGCCTAccaaggaggaggggaagagatggCCAGCCCGGATGAGGTGGACGACACCTATCTCCAGGAATTCTGGGACATGCTCTCCCAGACTGAGGATCAAGGACAAGGGCCCCAAGAGGGAGCGGCTAAGGTGGCAGCTGCACTGGAGACCAAAGTGGTGCCAGAGACCTCCAAAGATGCCAGAAGTGTAGAAGCGTCCAAGGACGTGTCCTTGGTCAAACGCAGGAGGCTCAACAGGATCCCCATTGAGTCCCATCCGAAGGAACAGCCCAAACAcccagagaaagagaaggagcaaCAAGAAGGCGTCCCCAACAGTGACGAGGGCTATTGGGACTCGACCACTCCGGGTCCAGAGGAAGAAAGCGCAAGCAGTGGTAAAAAGGCTGGCATCCCCCGGGATAGCTACAGTGGTGATGCGCTCTATGATCTCTATGCTGACCCGGATGGAAGCCCAGCAGTCCCTCCTGCCAACGAGGAGACGTCTTGCTTGTCTCGGTTAAAGCCTGTGTCTCCAGGAACCATCACCTGTCCACTGCGAACACCAGGCAGTTTACTGAAGGACTCCAAAATCCCTATTAGCATCAAGCATCTCACGAACCTTCCATCCAGCCATCCAGTTGTGCACCAGCAACCAACCAGGAGTGAGATGCCCAGAACAAAAATTCCGGTCTCCAAAGTGCTGGTTCGCAGGGTCAGCAACCGGGGCTTGGCTGGAACCACCATCCGGGCAGCAGCTTGCCACGATAGTGCCAAAAAGTTGTGA
- the Amer2 gene encoding APC membrane recruitment protein 2 isoform X2 produces METSRSSGGSGSSSEAVRELGCYRASAGVCRRKEEAGAGTLAADMDLHCDCAAETPAAEQPSGKINKAAFKLFKKRKSGGTMPSIFGVKNKGDGKSSGPTGMVRSRTHDGLAEVVVLEGSKKEEPRAGGDSGGGRGGGRPNPGPPRAAGTGVGSLANSSVAKSHSFFSLLKKNGRSENGKGDPTDASKAGGKQKRGLKGIFSSMRWHKKDKRGKEEEKEAHAAGQGSLILPGSLTASLECVKEETPRAACEPETPSQDAPRDPAGCGDIIADQEEEAGPSCDKHAPGPGKPVLSKKNPSVVAYQGGGEEMASPDEVDDTYLQEFWDMLSQTEDQGQGPQEGAAKVAAALETKVVPETSKDARSVEASKDVSLVKRRRLNRIPIESHPKEQPKHPEKEKEQQEGVPNSDEGYWDSTTPGPEEESASSGKKAGIPRDSYSGDALYDLYADPDGSPAVPPANEETSCLSRLKPVSPGTITCPLRTPGSLLKDSKIPISIKHLTNLPSSHPVVHQQPTRSEMPRTKIPVSKVLVRRVSNRGLAGTTIRAAACHDSAKKL; encoded by the exons ATGGAGACGAGCAGGAGCAGCGgcggcagcggcagcagcagcgaGGCTGTCAGGGAGCTCGGCTGCTATCGCGCGTCCGCGGGGGtctgcaggaggaaggaggaggccgGGGCTGGGACCCTCGCGGCAGACATGGACTTGCATTGTGATTGTGCCGCTGAAACGCCGGCCGCCGAGCAGCCGTCGGGGAAGATTAATAAAGCTGCTTTCAAATTATTCAAGAAGAGGAAATCGGGTGGCACCATGCCCAGCATTTTTGGGGTCAAAAACAAAGGGGATGGGAAAAGCTCAGGTCCGACGGGGATGGTGAGGAGCAGGACCCACGACGGATTAGCCGAGGTGGTGGTGCTGGAGGGCAGCAAAAAGGAGGAGCCGCGCGCCGGGGGCGACAGTGGCGGGGGCCGTGGCGGCGGTCGGCCGAACCCTGGGCCCCCCAGAGCCGCGGGGACCGGCGTGGGCTCCCTAGCCAACAGCTCGGTGGCTAAGTCTCACAGCTTCTTCTCCCTTTTGAAAAAGAACGGGAGATCGGAAAACGGCAAAGGAGACCCTACAGATGCGAGCAAGGCTGGCGGCAAACAAAAGAGGGGGCTGAAAGGGATCTTCAGCAGTATGCGCTGGCACAAGAAGGACAAACGCggcaaggaggaggagaaggaggcgCACGCGGCCGGCCAGGGCAGCCTGATCTTGCCGGGTTCGCTCACCGCCAGCTTGGAGTGCGTCAAGGAGGAAACGCCCAGAGCCGCGTGCGAGCCGGAGACCCCCAGCCAGGACGCCCCTAGAGACCCAGCAG GCTGTGGAGATATTATTGCAGACCAAGAGGAAGAGGCAGGTCCCAGCTGTGACAAGCATGCCCCCGGGCCAGGCAAGCCAGTTCTCTCTAAAAAGAACCCCAGCGTGGTGGCCTAccaaggaggaggggaagagatggCCAGCCCGGATGAGGTGGACGACACCTATCTCCAGGAATTCTGGGACATGCTCTCCCAGACTGAGGATCAAGGACAAGGGCCCCAAGAGGGAGCGGCTAAGGTGGCAGCTGCACTGGAGACCAAAGTGGTGCCAGAGACCTCCAAAGATGCCAGAAGTGTAGAAGCGTCCAAGGACGTGTCCTTGGTCAAACGCAGGAGGCTCAACAGGATCCCCATTGAGTCCCATCCGAAGGAACAGCCCAAACAcccagagaaagagaaggagcaaCAAGAAGGCGTCCCCAACAGTGACGAGGGCTATTGGGACTCGACCACTCCGGGTCCAGAGGAAGAAAGCGCAAGCAGTGGTAAAAAGGCTGGCATCCCCCGGGATAGCTACAGTGGTGATGCGCTCTATGATCTCTATGCTGACCCGGATGGAAGCCCAGCAGTCCCTCCTGCCAACGAGGAGACGTCTTGCTTGTCTCGGTTAAAGCCTGTGTCTCCAGGAACCATCACCTGTCCACTGCGAACACCAGGCAGTTTACTGAAGGACTCCAAAATCCCTATTAGCATCAAGCATCTCACGAACCTTCCATCCAGCCATCCAGTTGTGCACCAGCAACCAACCAGGAGTGAGATGCCCAGAACAAAAATTCCGGTCTCCAAAGTGCTGGTTCGCAGGGTCAGCAACCGGGGCTTGGCTGGAACCACCATCCGGGCAGCAGCTTGCCACGATAGTGCCAAAAAGTTGTGA